Proteins encoded within one genomic window of Pigmentiphaga sp. H8:
- the rpsF gene encoding 30S ribosomal protein S6, giving the protein MRHYEVVFIVHPDQSEQVPAMVDRYKSLITSQGGTIHRLEDWGRRQLAYPIQKLVKAHYVCMNIECGQPTLDELEHAFRYNDAVLRHLVVKMKKAETAPSPMMKIVEREEARKVSTEATPAEA; this is encoded by the coding sequence ATGCGTCACTATGAAGTAGTTTTCATCGTTCACCCGGACCAGAGCGAGCAGGTTCCGGCCATGGTCGACCGTTACAAGTCGCTGATCACCAGCCAGGGCGGCACGATACACCGTCTGGAAGACTGGGGCCGCCGCCAGCTGGCGTACCCGATCCAGAAGCTCGTCAAGGCTCACTACGTGTGCATGAACATCGAGTGCGGCCAACCCACGCTGGACGAACTCGAACACGCTTTCCGCTACAACGATGCCGTGCTGCGCCATCTCGTCGTCAAGATGAAGAAGGCCGAGACCGCCCCGTCGCCGATGATGAAGATCGTCGAGCGCGAGGAGGCCCGCAAGGTGTCCACCGAAGCCACCCCCGCCGAGGCCTGA
- the priB gene encoding primosomal replication protein N, protein MNKVHLTAQVVECKPLRYTPAGIPVLELALAHESELIEGGRPRRVEMLVNAVVVGDLAGRLEREALGRSIRIEGFLAPTRKGSSRLRLHIQQAAIAREGDEGGPAGQPQV, encoded by the coding sequence TTGAACAAGGTTCATCTGACCGCCCAGGTGGTCGAGTGCAAGCCGCTCAGGTATACCCCGGCCGGAATTCCGGTGCTGGAACTGGCGCTTGCCCATGAATCCGAGTTGATCGAAGGCGGGAGGCCCCGCCGGGTCGAAATGCTCGTCAACGCAGTCGTCGTCGGCGATCTGGCCGGCAGGCTCGAGCGCGAAGCGCTGGGCCGGTCGATACGGATCGAAGGGTTCCTGGCACCGACCCGGAAAGGTTCAAGCAGACTGAGGCTGCACATCCAGCAGGCCGCCATCGCCCGAGAGGGCGACGAAGGCGGGCCGGCAGGGCAGCCCCAGGTGTGA
- a CDS encoding branched-chain amino acid ABC transporter permease codes for MTEFLQYLVSGLVVGCIYGLIAIGFTAVYNVTNIVNFAQGESAMLAALGTSTLLAAGVPLLAAAACCVLLVGLLGMAIERYALRPVGGDALRGIILTIGVSVVLQGSAVVAWGTDAHALPAFSGSASVHLGGVSVPPQVFWVLGTSVVLMALLYLFLTRTYLGRTFRACAMNPQAASLMGIPSGAMRALGFFLSGTVGAIAGIIIAPIALMQYDSGAALGIKGFVACIIGGFGNPVGAAVGGIFLGLLEAFSAGYLSSGFKNAIAFVLLLLFLVARPGGLFGEFDMVKR; via the coding sequence ATGACCGAATTCCTGCAATACCTCGTCTCGGGACTGGTGGTGGGCTGCATCTACGGCCTCATCGCCATCGGCTTCACCGCCGTCTACAACGTCACCAACATCGTCAACTTCGCCCAGGGCGAGTCGGCGATGCTGGCGGCGCTCGGCACCTCGACGCTGCTGGCCGCCGGCGTGCCGCTGCTGGCCGCCGCGGCATGCTGCGTGCTGCTGGTGGGCCTGCTGGGCATGGCCATCGAGCGCTACGCGCTGCGGCCGGTCGGCGGCGACGCGCTGCGCGGCATCATCCTCACGATAGGCGTCAGCGTGGTATTGCAGGGTTCGGCCGTCGTGGCCTGGGGCACGGACGCGCATGCGCTGCCGGCGTTCTCAGGCTCGGCCTCGGTCCACCTGGGCGGGGTGTCCGTGCCGCCCCAGGTGTTCTGGGTGCTGGGCACCAGCGTGGTCCTGATGGCCCTGCTCTATCTGTTCCTGACCCGCACCTACCTCGGGCGCACCTTCCGCGCCTGTGCGATGAATCCGCAGGCCGCCTCGCTGATGGGCATTCCCTCCGGAGCCATGCGGGCCCTGGGCTTTTTCCTGTCGGGCACCGTGGGCGCGATCGCCGGCATCATCATCGCCCCCATCGCGCTCATGCAGTACGACAGCGGCGCGGCCCTGGGCATCAAGGGCTTCGTCGCCTGCATCATCGGCGGTTTCGGCAATCCGGTGGGCGCTGCCGTGGGCGGCATCTTCCTCGGCCTGCTGGAGGCCTTCTCGGCCGGCTATCTCAGCTCCGGCTTCAAGAACGCCATCGCCTTCGTGCTCCTGCTGTTGTTCCTCGTGGCCCGCCCTGGCGGCCTGTTCGGCGAATTCGACATGGTGAAGCGATGA
- a CDS encoding inorganic phosphate transporter, whose product MDTLQISFATLAFLVVLALIFDFMNGFHDAANSIATVVSTGVLKPHHAVAFAAFFNFAALFVFHLKVAATVGKGIIDPSVVDHYVVFGALVGAIAWNVITWFFGIPSSSSHALIGGIVGAGLASSGPSVLMVREILYIVAFIVVSPVLGFVLGGLLMLLVSWLFRRTRPLRVDGWFRRLQLVSAGLYSLGHGGNDAQKTIGIIWLLLIAANVPGAKDHVPIWVVVSCYVAIALGTMFGGWRIVKTMGQRITKLKPVGGFCAETGGAMTLFLAAMLGIPVSTTHTITGAIVGVGSSRKFNAVRWGLAGNIVWAWILTIPASALVAAGAWWVGKTLF is encoded by the coding sequence ATGGATACGCTTCAGATCAGTTTCGCCACGCTTGCCTTCCTGGTCGTTCTGGCACTCATTTTTGATTTCATGAATGGGTTCCATGACGCAGCCAACTCTATCGCCACCGTGGTTTCCACGGGGGTGCTCAAGCCTCATCACGCGGTCGCTTTCGCCGCGTTTTTTAATTTCGCCGCGCTTTTCGTCTTCCACCTGAAGGTGGCGGCCACCGTCGGCAAGGGCATCATCGACCCGAGCGTGGTGGACCACTACGTCGTCTTCGGCGCGCTGGTGGGCGCCATCGCGTGGAACGTCATCACCTGGTTCTTCGGCATCCCGTCCTCGTCCTCCCATGCCCTCATCGGCGGCATCGTGGGCGCGGGCCTGGCCAGTTCGGGCCCCAGCGTGCTGATGGTCCGGGAAATCCTCTACATCGTCGCCTTCATCGTGGTGTCGCCCGTGCTGGGCTTCGTGCTGGGCGGCCTGCTGATGCTGCTGGTGTCCTGGCTGTTCCGCCGCACGCGTCCGCTGCGGGTGGACGGCTGGTTCCGGCGCCTGCAACTGGTTTCGGCGGGGCTGTACAGCCTGGGACACGGCGGCAACGATGCGCAGAAGACCATCGGCATCATCTGGCTGCTGCTGATCGCGGCCAATGTCCCGGGGGCCAAGGACCATGTCCCGATCTGGGTGGTGGTCAGCTGCTACGTGGCGATCGCGCTGGGCACGATGTTCGGCGGCTGGCGCATCGTCAAGACCATGGGGCAGCGCATCACCAAGCTCAAGCCGGTGGGCGGCTTCTGCGCCGAGACCGGCGGTGCGATGACACTGTTCCTGGCGGCCATGCTGGGCATTCCCGTCTCGACCACCCACACCATTACCGGCGCCATCGTCGGCGTCGGCTCCAGCCGCAAGTTTAACGCCGTGCGCTGGGGCCTGGCGGGCAACATCGTCTGGGCGTGGATCCTGACCATCCCGGCTTCGGCCCTGGTGGCCGCGGGCGCATGGTGGGTGGGCAAAACCCTGTTCTGA
- a CDS encoding aromatic ring-hydroxylating dioxygenase subunit alpha, with protein sequence MEKKAVLTHPYSAYERDHATAENAELTHVEKGSPMGEYLRRFWQPVALSQELGELPVAVRMFGEELVLFRTRGGEPGLLEKHCSHRGTSLEFGVCEDEGLRCCYHGWLFGVDGRILETPGDPPDSRLRFNICHGAYPLKEYRGIIFGYFGPPDRQPEFPLYDTYDIAGDRLVPYCITYPCNWLQVHENVMDPAHAVFLHTRISFTQFSDAWGELPEMDFVPTPAGMVYVTSRRWNDKVWVRSNDIILPNLAQVGHIWEDGLEPKEFARVAITRWTTPIDNHTCRIIGWRHFHPDADPRGIADESLCGVESVDFFGQNGERAYEDRQRMPGDYDAQISQRSIAVHGLENLTRCDRGVAMLRQLLRREARKAAEGQALAVSPLRANGAIPTYAHDTVVTVPPVQDGDDRACVRDIGKAVTDIIVKGEHHEALDRAEQIRHRIREFAARQAATTE encoded by the coding sequence ATGGAAAAGAAAGCCGTCCTGACCCACCCCTATTCCGCCTACGAAAGGGACCACGCCACGGCCGAGAACGCCGAACTCACGCACGTGGAAAAGGGTTCGCCCATGGGCGAATACCTGCGCCGCTTCTGGCAACCCGTGGCCTTGTCGCAGGAACTGGGCGAACTGCCCGTCGCCGTGCGCATGTTCGGCGAAGAGCTGGTGCTGTTCCGCACCCGCGGCGGCGAGCCCGGCCTATTGGAAAAGCATTGCAGCCATCGCGGCACGTCGCTGGAGTTCGGCGTATGCGAGGACGAGGGCCTGCGCTGCTGTTACCACGGCTGGCTGTTCGGCGTGGACGGCCGCATCCTGGAGACCCCGGGAGACCCGCCCGATTCGCGGCTGCGCTTCAACATCTGCCACGGCGCCTATCCGCTCAAGGAATACCGCGGCATCATCTTCGGCTATTTCGGCCCGCCGGACCGGCAGCCCGAGTTCCCGCTGTACGACACCTACGACATAGCCGGCGACCGGCTGGTGCCCTACTGCATCACCTATCCGTGCAACTGGCTGCAGGTGCACGAAAACGTGATGGACCCGGCCCACGCGGTGTTCCTGCACACGCGCATCAGCTTCACGCAGTTCTCGGACGCCTGGGGCGAGCTGCCCGAAATGGACTTCGTCCCCACGCCCGCCGGCATGGTCTACGTGACCTCGCGCCGCTGGAACGACAAGGTCTGGGTGCGCTCGAACGACATCATTCTTCCCAACCTGGCGCAGGTCGGCCACATCTGGGAAGACGGCCTGGAGCCCAAGGAATTCGCCCGCGTGGCCATTACGCGCTGGACCACGCCCATCGACAACCACACCTGCCGCATCATCGGCTGGCGGCACTTCCACCCGGACGCCGACCCGCGCGGCATCGCCGACGAAAGCCTGTGCGGCGTCGAAAGCGTGGACTTCTTCGGCCAGAACGGCGAGCGCGCCTATGAGGACCGCCAGCGCATGCCGGGCGACTACGACGCCCAGATCTCGCAGCGCTCCATCGCCGTCCACGGACTGGAGAACCTGACGCGCTGCGACCGCGGCGTCGCGATGCTGCGGCAACTGCTGCGGCGCGAGGCGCGCAAGGCCGCCGAGGGCCAGGCGCTCGCGGTCTCGCCCCTGCGGGCCAACGGCGCCATCCCGACCTACGCCCATGACACCGTGGTCACGGTGCCGCCGGTGCAGGACGGCGACGACCGCGCCTGCGTGCGCGACATCGGCAAGGCCGTGACCGACATCATCGTCAAGGGCGAGCACCACGAGGCGCTCGACCGTGCGGAGCAGATCCGCCACCGCATCCGGGAGTTCGCCGCGCGCCAGGCGGCGACCACCGAGTGA
- a CDS encoding replicative DNA helicase, which produces MNSPADPQLESLRVPPHSVEAEQSVLGGLLLDNAAWDRVADLIKEDDFYRYDHRLIWQQMAKLIGLARPADVVTTHESLQTAGKAEEAGGLAYLNSLAQNTPSAANIRRYAEIVRDRAVLRRLVTVSDEISAAAFSPQGKDTRQLLDEAESKIFKIAEEGARGSAGFLSLQPLLTQVVERIDELYHRDSTSDVTGVPTGFSDLDKMTSGLQPGDMVVVAGRPSMGKTAFSVNIGEHVAVEEGLPVAIFSMEMGASQLAMRVLGSVGRLDQQRLRTGKLLDEDWPKLTHAIQKMQDTQLYIDETPALSPMELRSRARRLARQCGQLGLIIIDYLQLMSGNGGGGSENRASELSEISRSMKGLAKELNCPLIALSQLNRGLEQRPNKRPVMSDLRESGAIEQDADVIIFLYRDEVYNPDTPDKGTAEIIIGKQRNGPIGTVRLTWQGMYTKFQNFSGNAFVDSDY; this is translated from the coding sequence ATGAATTCGCCCGCCGATCCCCAACTCGAGTCCCTGCGCGTCCCGCCTCACTCGGTGGAGGCGGAGCAATCGGTGCTGGGCGGCCTCTTGCTGGACAACGCCGCCTGGGACCGCGTCGCGGACCTCATCAAGGAAGACGATTTCTACCGCTACGACCACAGGCTGATCTGGCAGCAGATGGCCAAGCTGATCGGGCTGGCGCGTCCCGCCGACGTCGTGACGACGCACGAGTCGCTCCAGACCGCGGGCAAGGCGGAAGAGGCGGGCGGGCTGGCCTACCTGAACTCGCTGGCGCAGAACACGCCGTCGGCCGCCAACATCCGGCGCTATGCGGAAATCGTGCGCGACCGCGCGGTGCTGCGCCGGCTGGTCACCGTGTCCGACGAGATCTCGGCCGCCGCCTTCAGCCCCCAGGGCAAGGACACGCGGCAGCTGCTGGACGAGGCGGAATCGAAGATCTTCAAGATCGCGGAAGAGGGCGCGCGCGGCAGCGCCGGCTTCCTGTCGCTGCAGCCGCTGCTGACCCAGGTGGTCGAGCGCATCGACGAGCTCTACCACCGCGACAGCACCTCGGACGTCACGGGCGTGCCCACGGGGTTCTCCGACCTCGACAAGATGACCTCGGGGCTGCAGCCGGGCGACATGGTCGTGGTGGCTGGCCGCCCCTCCATGGGCAAGACCGCCTTCTCGGTCAACATCGGCGAGCACGTGGCGGTGGAAGAGGGCCTGCCGGTGGCGATATTTTCCATGGAAATGGGCGCCTCGCAGCTGGCCATGCGCGTGCTGGGCTCGGTCGGCCGCCTGGACCAGCAGCGCCTGCGCACGGGCAAGCTGCTGGACGAGGACTGGCCCAAGCTGACGCACGCCATCCAGAAGATGCAGGACACCCAGCTCTACATCGACGAGACGCCCGCGCTCAGCCCCATGGAACTGCGTTCGCGCGCCCGCCGCCTGGCCCGCCAGTGCGGCCAGCTGGGCCTGATCATCATCGACTACCTGCAGCTGATGTCGGGCAATGGCGGCGGCGGCAGCGAGAACCGGGCGTCCGAGCTGTCGGAAATCAGCCGCTCGATGAAGGGCCTGGCCAAGGAACTGAACTGCCCCCTGATCGCGCTTTCCCAGCTCAACCGCGGCCTGGAACAGCGCCCCAACAAGCGCCCGGTGATGAGCGACCTGCGGGAATCCGGCGCCATCGAACAGGACGCGGACGTGATCATCTTCCTGTACCGCGACGAGGTTTACAACCCCGACACCCCCGACAAGGGCACGGCCGAGATCATCATCGGTAAGCAGCGTAACGGCCCGATTGGTACCGTTCGCTTGACCTGGCAAGGCATGTACACGAAGTTCCAGAATTTCTCGGGCAACGCGTTCGTCGATTCTGACTATTAG
- the rplI gene encoding 50S ribosomal protein L9, whose protein sequence is MQIILLEKVVNLGNLGDVVRVKNGYARNFLIPQKMAKRATDAALKEFEARRAELEKIQADKLAAAQAVAQRLEGYSVSVSQKAGVDGRLFGSVTNFDVASALKQAGFESVEKGMVRLPNGPLKTIGEFPLEVGLHTDVVANITVVVVGETA, encoded by the coding sequence ATGCAAATCATCTTGCTCGAAAAAGTCGTCAACCTCGGCAACCTGGGTGACGTCGTCCGCGTGAAGAACGGCTATGCCCGTAACTTCCTGATTCCCCAGAAAATGGCCAAGCGCGCCACCGACGCCGCGCTGAAAGAGTTCGAAGCGCGCCGCGCCGAACTCGAGAAGATCCAGGCCGACAAGCTGGCCGCCGCGCAAGCCGTGGCCCAGCGCCTGGAAGGCTACTCGGTGTCCGTCAGCCAGAAGGCGGGTGTGGACGGCCGTCTGTTCGGTTCGGTCACGAACTTCGACGTTGCCTCCGCGCTGAAGCAGGCGGGCTTCGAGTCGGTCGAGAAGGGCATGGTTCGCCTGCCCAACGGCCCGCTCAAGACCATCGGCGAATTCCCGCTGGAAGTCGGCCTGCACACCGACGTCGTGGCCAACATCACGGTGGTCGTGGTCGGCGAAACCGCCTGA
- a CDS encoding DUF47 domain-containing protein: MFGRLMPKEGRFFDLFTAHADLSRQGSRELAALMADLGQAEERVKNIETLEKKADKVTHDTVDLLHKTFITPLDRDQIHNLITTMDDILDLMEDAAQCITLYDIRSVTPDARALADIGVQCCDRLHMVVSLLHNLNDTASIMKICEEIDRLESDADRVMRRGMGRLFRDEADTRQLIKMKAIYELLEEITDKCEDVANLIEGIVLENA, translated from the coding sequence ATGTTTGGACGCTTGATGCCCAAAGAGGGCCGCTTTTTCGATCTGTTCACGGCGCATGCCGATCTGTCGCGCCAGGGCAGCCGGGAACTGGCGGCACTGATGGCCGACCTGGGCCAGGCCGAGGAACGGGTCAAGAACATCGAGACGCTGGAGAAGAAGGCCGACAAGGTCACCCACGACACGGTGGATCTGCTGCACAAGACCTTCATCACGCCGCTGGACCGGGACCAGATCCACAACCTCATCACGACCATGGACGACATCCTGGACCTGATGGAGGACGCGGCCCAGTGCATCACCCTTTATGACATCCGCTCGGTCACGCCGGACGCCCGCGCGCTGGCCGACATCGGGGTGCAGTGCTGCGACCGGCTGCACATGGTGGTGAGCCTGCTGCACAACCTGAACGACACGGCCAGCATCATGAAGATCTGCGAAGAAATCGACCGGCTGGAGTCGGACGCGGACCGGGTCATGCGCCGAGGCATGGGCCGCCTGTTCCGCGACGAGGCCGACACCCGCCAGTTGATCAAGATGAAGGCAATCTACGAATTGCTGGAAGAAATCACCGACAAGTGCGAGGACGTCGCGAACCTGATCGAAGGCATCGTCCTGGAAAACGCCTAG
- the rpsR gene encoding 30S ribosomal protein S18, whose protein sequence is MAAFGKRKEKKKFGQQNPLFKRRKFCRFTAAGVDQIDYKDIEVLRDFIQENGKIIPARLTGTKAHYQRQLDTAIKRARFLALLAYTDNHN, encoded by the coding sequence ATGGCCGCATTCGGCAAACGCAAGGAAAAGAAGAAGTTTGGTCAACAGAATCCGCTGTTCAAGCGCCGCAAGTTCTGCCGCTTCACGGCAGCCGGCGTCGACCAGATCGATTACAAGGACATCGAAGTCCTCCGTGACTTCATCCAGGAAAACGGCAAGATCATTCCTGCCCGCCTGACCGGCACCAAGGCGCACTACCAGCGCCAGCTCGACACGGCTATCAAGCGCGCCCGCTTCCTGGCGCTCTTGGCCTACACCGACAACCACAATTGA